One Bacillota bacterium genomic window, CTGGAACGGAACATCATTGTGCCTATGTCGGTCCGGGAGTTCTATACGGGTTTGGAGGAGCGGTACTACCGGGAGAAAGATATGTATTTTCTTTCCTCCCCGGGGGAAGGGGCCTAGAATCCTTGAGGCTGTAGGGCTCCAGTACCTTTGCTTTACAACATCCCTTTGTGTGATAAAATAACTGTTAAGGGGCCGCTTTTTCTTTACTGGGGGTACCGACGATGCGTATAACCAAGGAAACCTCTATCTTTGATGCACTGCAGTCGCACCCGCAGGCCAGGGACGTCTTTGCGGAGTTCGGAATGGACTGTCTAGGTTGTATGGGAGTGGGGGAAAGTATAGAAAGCGGTGCGCGGATGCACGGTGTTGATGTTGATCTGTTAGTGGAACGTTTGAATCAGTTGCTACTTGACACCGAGTAACCTGCCTAGGAGGTATAAAACAGTGAATGCTTCTTTTAGCACAGGACTTGGCCAAGTGTATGTTAACGAACAAGTGATCAGGGCCGTCGCCGGAAGAGCGGCCACAGAATGCTATGGTATCGTGGGCATGTCTTCGAAGACTGTGCAGGATGGCATAGCGGAACTTTTGGGTTTCGAACAAGTGGACCGAGGAGTGGGCATCAAGGTCGACCAGGATCAAGTCACCGTTGATCTGCATATCATTGTGCAATATGGTGTTCGGATTTCCGAGGTGGCCAACAATGTACGCTCTAAGGTGAAGTATGCCATTGAAACCTTGCTAGGCCTTAAGGTTGCTTGTGTGAACATTCATGTGGAAGGTGTGCACGTGACCAAAGCGGAGACACTGGGCTAACACTTAAATAGGAACAAAGGAGAACAAGGTTGTGGAAGGGAAACTTACCGGTAAGCAGTTTCGCAAGCTGCTTTATGCGGCGATTCTTGCGCTTTCGGAACGGAAAGATGAAGTAGATGCGTTAAACGTGTTTCCTGTCCCCGACGGGGACACGGGCACTAACATGTTTTTGACCCTCTATGCCGCGGGTTTGGAAGTGGAAAAGGCCCGTACCGACGTCCTTTTCGAGGTGGCTCAGATTGCCGCCCGGGGAGCCCTGATGGGGGCGCGGGGTAACTCGGGAGTGATCCTCAGCCAGCTGATCCGGGGATTTGCCAATGGATTGGGCCGAAAGCTCGAGGCGGATTCCAACGATCTGGCCCTGGCTTTAATCTCTGCCTCCCGACAGGCTCAGCAAGCGGTGATGAAGCCGGTGGAAGGGACCATGTTGACCGTGGCCAGAACGATGGCCCAGGAGGCAAGGAAAGCCGCCAAGACCGGCAGTGTTTTTGAATTCCTGAAGGCTACCTGTCGCACTGCCGAAGAGGCCCTGGCTAAGACCCCCGAACAGTTGCCGGTGTTGAAACAGGCCGGCGTGGTGGACGCGGGGGGCGCGGGTTTGGTGGTGATTTGGCAGGGGGCTTTGTCTGCCTGGGATCGGGAGGATGACCTGGACTTGCGTAGTCTGGAGAATATGGCCCCCCGCAGTGAGCCCACCACGGCGGCACCGGGAGTGCCCGCGGTAAAAGAGGAAGAGATCTCCGGTGGCAAGTATTGTACAGAGTTGTTGCTTTTCGGCCAGGGGATGGACGAGAAGCGGGTTCGGAAGGTCCTTTCGGAATATGGTGACTCGGTTCTAGTGGTGGGTGATGGTAAGGCCTTGAAGATCCACATCCATACCGATTACCCCGGTAAGGTTTTAAACTACTGCGGTCTGTTGGGGGATATGCGTTCCATCAAGATCGACAACATGCTGGAGCAAAACCAACAGTTCGTCCATCAGGGCAACGGTGTCCTGCCCCAGAAACGTACCGGCGTGGTGGCGGTGGCGGTGGGCGAAGGTTTCGAGGAGCTGTTCCGCAGTCTGGGTGTGGACGTAATCGTCACCGGTGGTCAGACCATGAATCCCTCCACCGAGGATCTGGTGGAGGCGGTGAACCGGGTGGAGGCGGAATCGGTCATCATTCTTCCCAATAACAAGAACATCATTGCCACTGCCAAACAGGTGGTAGACCTGGTGGATAAGACGGTGAAGGTGGTACCCAGTCGCACTGTTCCCCAAGGTATCATAAGTATGGTTAATTTTGATCCGGCGGAGGATGTAAATCAGAACCTGCAGAACCTGGAGGCGGTGATCCCCGGGATCAAGAATGGAGAGGTTACCTACGCCATCCGCAGTCTAGAAGTGGACGGTTTCTCGGTGAAGGAGAATGATATCATCGGGCTATGGAATGGTAAACTCAGCGCCGTAAGCTCCGATGTTAACGAAACTCTGCTTAAGTTGGTGGAGCAGATGGTGGAGGAGGACGATGAGATCCTGAGCCTGTATTACGGCAGTGACGTCACCCAGGAGCAGGCGGAGGAGGCCTGTGCCCGGATCGAGGAGCTTTACCCGGATCTTGAAGTGGAATTATACTATGGAGGACAACCCCTGTATTATTACCTGCTTGCCATTGAGTAAGCCAAGAATGGAGGACGCCTATGGCCATCCGCATATTTACCGACAGTTCAGCGGATCTTCCCCGGGAACTAATGGAAAAGTACCAGATCGTCGCGGTACCCTTGAAGATCCGCTTTGGCGATGAGGAATATCGGGACGGGGTGGATCTAACGGTCCCGCAGTTTTACGAGAAGTTGTTGAGTAGTCCCGTGATGCCCTCCACATCCCAGCCTTCCCCGGGGGATTTCGTCGAGGCCTACACTGCCCACAGCGAGCCGGGGGACACTATTATCTCCATTCAGTTATCCAGTGAGCTGAGTGGTACCTACCAGTCGGCTAATCTTGCCGCGTCGATGGTGGAAGACCGGGAGGTCGTGGTGGTGGACGGCCGGCAGGCTTCCAGCGGCACTGGGATGCTGGTTTTGGCTGCGGCGGAAGCAGCGGCCCAGGGAAAGGGCAAAGACGAGATCGTGGAGATGGTCCAGCGGATCACCAACAACATGACAGTATATTTCATCGTGGGGACCTTGGAGTATCTTCACAAGAATGGGCGCATTGGGAAGGCGGCGAGCCTAGTGGGCAGCATGTTGAAGATTAAGCCCATTTTGCGCATCGCCGAAGGCATCGTGCAGCCCCACGCCAAGGCCCGGGGGACCAAGCGAGCCGTCAATCAGATGATCCAGGAAGTGGCTGGAGAAATGGCCCAGTTCCAGAAGGAACCGGTGGTCTTCGTGGTATACACCAACGATGAAAAGGGCGCCAAGGATTTGGCGGCCCAGTTGGTGGAGGAGACCCGTTGTCCTGAACCCACCATCTCCCAGGTGGGACCGGTTATCGGTAGTCATACGGGTCCCGATACCTTTGGGATCCTGGTTTACGATTCGGCGTTGTTGGATTAGGAAAATGAAAGCGGCGGAATGCATCCGCCGCTTGTGGGAGAGGAGAAACCGGAGGAAGGACTGTTGCCTATGAACAAAGGCAATGTACTTCCAATTCTGGGGAGGGTTTTGCCTCTTTCCATTTCATAGTCTGGTATGGTTATGCCCAGAATATACATGGTGGAACTTGGAAATTACCGGTAGCTTTGGCACTTGCGGGAACAGGAAGGGAGGGAAACCGAGCCGTGCCCGGCACGGACTTGGTATCCGTTTGTTGCGCATCATCGGAGGTTCACTGAAGGGCCGCACAGTCAAAAGCCCGAAGGGGACAGGCACCCGTCCCACCACGGATCGGGTGCGGGAAGCGATTTTCAACATCATCGCCCCCTATATCCCCGACTGTGTTTTTCTTGACCTTTTCGCCGGATCCGGGGCCATCGGGATCGAGGCCCTGAGTCGGGGGGCGAGGCAGGTGGTCTTCGTGGAGAAATCCCGGCGGGCGGCCTTGGGGATCAAAGGCAGCCTGGCGGAATTGGGGCTAGTGGCCCAGGCGGAAGTGATTACCGGTGATGTGTGGACCTGGATCCCGAAACTGGCGGGTTTTGACCTGGTTTTTGCCGATCCCCCCTTCGATCAGGGTCATGTGCCGCGGCTTTTGGAAGCGGTCCGGACCAGTGGGGTGTTAAAGCCCGGCGGTTTACTCGTCATTGAACATAGTCAAAGGGAGTCACCCGGCGGGGATCTGCCGGGTCTGGCCTTGTTCCGGCAGCGGAAGTATGGTTCCACTAAGGTGTCGGTGTTTGGAAAAGAGGAGAAGGAATCATGAGAGTGGCAATCTGTCCTGGGAGTTTTGACCCAGTAACCTATGGACACTTGGATGTAATTCGGCGGGCGACGAAGATCTTCGACCAAGTCTACGTAACGATCTTGAATAACCCGGCCAAGAGGACCCTTTTTACGGTGGAGGAACGATTGGAGTTTTTGCGTAGGGCGACAGCGGACTTGGGAAACATCACCTGCGAGTATTTCGATGGGCTGTTGGTGGACTATGCCCGCCAAAAGAATGCGGTGGCCATGGTGCGGGGACTGCGGGCCGTGTCGGATTTTGAAGCCGAGTTCAAGATGGCTTCGATGAATCGGAATCTCAATCCCGATGTGGAGACAGTCTTCATGATGACCAGTGGGGAATATGCCTTTTTGTCTTCCAGTATCGTGCGGGAAGTGGCTAGTTACGGCGGTGATGTAAGCAATTGGGTGCCCAGCTACGTGGCCGAGGCACTGAAGGTCAAGTTGCGCGAACGCAGACAAGAAGAGAGGGACCGCCAGTCATGAGTAAAATGGAGCTGTTCATCCTGTTGGATCGACTTGATAATCTCTGCAACAGCGCCCCCCGGGTACCGATGACCGATCGGGTGCTCATCGATTACAAGGAACTACGGGAACTGGTGGATGGCCTGCGGCTCAGTCTCCCGAAGGAGGTCAAACAGGTCCAGGAGATCGTCAAGTCGGGCAAAGAAGTGCACCAGCAGGTGCGCGCGGAGGCCGACGGGATTATCTCCAGGGCTAAACAGGAGGCCGAGCGCCTGGTTCAAGAAACCGAAGTGTACAAGCGGGCCCAGCAGGAGGCAGAGAAAACCCTCCGGGAAGCGAAGAAGAAGGCCGCGGAGATCTGTGCTGGGGCCGATGAGTATGCGGCGTCGATCCTGGCCAATCTGGCCGAGTCCCTGAACAAGACCATGGCCCAGCTGGAAAAGACCCTGGCCCAGGTGGAACGGGGTCAACAGGAATTGGCCAAGGCGAAGCAGCAGCAGCAGGTTAATCCCTAGGCATCCTAACCCGGAACCAGACGAAGGAGAACCCCTTTAACCCCAAAGCCAACAGGATTAATCCCAAGGGGATGAGGAGGAACCAACAGGCCTGACCCGTTGCGGTCAGCAGGCGGCTCAAGGGGTGGAGGGCAAAACTGGTATCCTGGGTGACGGTGGGTACCACCAACAACCTGCTGACCAGCGGAAGCCCCGGACCCAGTAAGAAGAGAGTGGTAATCACCGCCAGGATGCTGTGGATCCCCCGGGCGATCATGAAGGGATACAGGCGGACATCGGTCCCGTAGAGCATGCTGGCCACCTGGGCGTGGACCGAAAGACCACCCCAGGCAATGATGGCACTGATGGCCGTAATCCGCTCGATGAGGGAGGCGGCAGCTTGGCTTGCCATCCGGGAACCGATGGTCACCTCAAAGGTACCACTGACCAGGGCGGGAATAATGCTCTCGTTGAACCCGAGGGGGCGCAGGATAAAGGTTAAGATGGTGCCGAGAAGGTCCACCACTCCCATCAGGGAGAGGATCCGCAGGAGCACGGAGAAGATTACAATGCAACCGCCAACGAAAAAGGCCGAGGAGAAGGCGTCTTTGACAGCATCCCCCAAAAGTTGACCGAAGGACCGGCCATCCGCGGTCCTGGCCCGGTACAGTTCACGCAGGCCCCGGGCGAAGATGTTTTCTTTCCGTAGATTCTTAGGGGGCCTTTCATCCTTAGGACCATGAAAACGCATGATGAAGCCCACCATGATCATTGACAAGTAATGGGCAAGGAGCAGAATGATCCCCAATTGCGGCATACCCAACATGCCCACCGCGACGGCCCCGGTAACAAACAGGGGGGAGGCGGTATTGGAGATGGTTACCAACCGTTCTGCTTCCGCTTGGGAACAGAGGTTTTCCCGGCGGAGGCGGCCGGTGAGCTTAGCCCCGATGGGGTATCCCGAGGCTAGACCCATGGCCATGGCAAAACCTCCAGTGCCGGGGACGGCAAAGAGGGGCCGCATGAGGGGCTCCAACAAGACGCCCATGAAATGGACGACACCCAGTCCCATCAAGATCTCGGTCAAGGCAAAGAAGGGCAACAGGGCCGGCAGGACCACCGTGGCCCAAAGCTCTAATCCTGAAAAGGAAGCTTGGAAGGCAGCTTCCGGGTAGCGGATCACAAAGATGGTCAAGATGATCGCCACCAGCGCCATGCCATAGGCGGTCAGTTTTTTCCGACGCAATGATTTCATGGGGATTACTCCTTTTGGACAGCTTTACGATGCATCCCTTTGCTAGATAAATATTAGCCTGACGGTGGGTTTATGCATGGTCCTGGGGGGGCAAAAGCGGCCGGAAATGAAAAGCGAAGTTTTCTGATCCCACTTATTTTGGAGGCAGACGATCCATGGGCGGGCAACGCAAGAAGTTGGGTTTAGCTTTGGGTTCCGGCTCTTGCCGGGGGCTGGCTCATATCGGTGTACTGCAGGTTTTGGTGGAAAACCAGGTCCCCATTGACTATATCGCCGGTTGCAGCATGGGAGCGTTGGTGGGGGTCCTCCATGCTTCTACCTTAGATCCCCACCTACTGGCGAAGCTGGCCGACAGCTTGCGAATGGAGCATTTGTTGGACATGCGGGTGCCGCGGCAAGGGTTTATCCGGGGTGAGCGGATTCTGACTATGCTGCGCTTGTTGACCAAACAGAAGAAACTGGAGGAGCTGGAACTTCCCGTTTGGGTGGTGGCCACGGATATTCAGACCGGGGAGCTGGTGATCTTGAAAGAGGGCAGTGCCGCGGATGCGGTGCGGGCAAGTATCTCCATCCCTGGGATCTTCGTCCCCCATCGGGTGGGTGGTCGGCTTTTGGTGGATGGGGCAGTTCTGGAGCGATTGCCCTCCCAGATAGTCCGGGATATGGGGGCCGATGTGGTGGTGGCGGTCAACGTCAGTCCCACTTTCCACAGTGTCACCGCCCAGAACCCCACCCGCACCCTGGTGGATATTATCGCCCAGACTACGGAGATCATGGGAAAGGAATTGTTCAAGATGAAGATTAACCCTGCGGACCTGATCCTGTTGCCACCGGTTTGGGATATTGGTCCGGCGGAGTTAGAGCGGGCGGCGGAAGCCATTGACGCAGGACGTCAGGCTGCTCTGCAGGCCTTGCCCGCCATTAAAGAGCTATTGGCAACCTAGGAGGTAGGCAATGCGCAAATTAATATCGGTTATCCTCACCATCTTCCTGCTTTGCCCCGGGGGTGCTACCGGCAAAGCGGCGGGGGAGTACGCGGAAAATGTCTTGGTCCAGCATTGGTTGATCACCCTGGGCTATCTGGACGGCGTCCCCACGGGCACCATTGATGAGCGGACCACCCAGGCCATCGAAAGTTTCCAACAGGAGCGGGGGCTGCAGGTCAGCGGAGAGATTAATGAGCAAACCCGGTTTCTGCTACGAACCATGGCCACACCAGGTCAATCTATTATCCACCGGGTCAAGGAACGGGAGAGTATGTGGGATATTTCCCGGATGTATGGGATGACTGTTGCCGCCCTTGCGGAGATCAACGGGATCAAGAACCCATCTTTGATCCGTATCGGTCAGGAGTTGGTGATCCCCGCAAACATCCCGGTGGACTCCGACCAGATCCTCCTAGCTACCTTCGAGGAACTGGATTCTCTAATTCCCCACGGCAGCACCTTTGTGCTGGTGGATGCCCAAAGGGAACTGGCGGTGAACCTGGTGCGTTATCACGGGCATTTTCATATCGATGCGGAGCCTTTGACCGCGGAGGATACGGAAACCCTAAAGGACATCTACGACGGCAAATGGGAAGATTACCCCCGGCCCGGATGGTTGCTCATTGACGGCAAAAGATATGCCGTCGGATACTCGGGTTTTCCGCGGGGCAGCTTTTCCATCTATGACAATGGCTTTGCAGGCCACCTATGCATACACCCGCTGGGCGGCAAGTCCCACGCCACCGGTGCCATTGACCAAGGATTTCAACGGGCGGTGCTCAGGGCCTGTGGCTATGAAGTACCCTAACGAGGGATCATTCCCTTCGTTACCTCCATTCGACAGGGATGGAGGTTTTTCTTTGGTTTCACCTGGTTCTTCCCTTTCCAAAGATATCACGCAAAAAGACTGGACACGTCCCTGCGGAGCCACGTACTACGGATCTTTTGCCCCTCGCCTAAATTTTCTCAAGAAGATTTTCAATCATCGGCAGGAGTTCTCTCTTGGGTGGAGAATAGGGATCATACAATCAAAACGTTTTGATTTTGACCGGACAAGGAACGTTGGCATCGAAAAGGTGTACCGAGGATTTCTCCATGTGGGTGCCCCGGAGGACAGTCCCTGGGAAGGGGGGAGGGCCGCCAAAGGACCGCGGGTGTGGAAGAGGCATAGGACAGAGCGATGGCAGGGAAGAACTGGCTGAATGGGTCGAACAGGGTGAACAAAGGAAAGGGCAAAGCCTAGATATTCCTGGAAAGGGGACTAACTAATGAAGCGGGTAAGTCTTGTATTGGTGTGTTTGTTAGTGTTTTCCGGTCTTGCTGTCGCGGCGGAGGTCTCCCTGCTGTCCTTGGGGGACGCCCCAGGCCAGTGGGAGGTTTCCATTGGAAAAGGGGCCCTCGATGGTGCCATCAAGGCTATGGAGCAGGAAGGCGAGGCGGGGGTGGAAATGTTCTACAGCCATCCGGCACAGTCAGGCTTTGACTACATCGACTACAACTACATCCCGCAATCACCGTTGAATGTGCTACTGAAGACCATCAGGGTCAGGATCGATTTGCCCGCTGACCCGGATCAATACCTGGAGCTTTTCCTTTACGATGCTTCCGGTGGGGTCTGCTCCTTCACTTTCCCCACGGGCCAAGACAAGGTTGAAACCTTTACCCTGCGGAACTGGGACTTCCAGGTGTGGACCGGGGGCTTCAACTTCACCGAAGTGACCTTAATCCGTTTCCGAAGCATCGGTGATGCAGGTACAAAGGCCACCACCGGTCGTTATGTTCTTTACGAACTCGGCTTGGTGGACTGAGCAACGGGAAGTGGTGGGTGCGTAATACAGGCATCCCGAGACTGCGTCGTTTTTCTGAAAGACCGAAGAAACAGATACATACATCCGGGTGGGGTATGGTGGTTGACGCCTCACCCCTTGGGGGGGA contains:
- a CDS encoding DUF1858 domain-containing protein; translation: MRITKETSIFDALQSHPQARDVFAEFGMDCLGCMGVGESIESGARMHGVDVDLLVERLNQLLLDTE
- a CDS encoding Asp23/Gls24 family envelope stress response protein, with the protein product MNASFSTGLGQVYVNEQVIRAVAGRAATECYGIVGMSSKTVQDGIAELLGFEQVDRGVGIKVDQDQVTVDLHIIVQYGVRISEVANNVRSKVKYAIETLLGLKVACVNIHVEGVHVTKAETLG
- a CDS encoding DAK2 domain-containing protein, with protein sequence MEGKLTGKQFRKLLYAAILALSERKDEVDALNVFPVPDGDTGTNMFLTLYAAGLEVEKARTDVLFEVAQIAARGALMGARGNSGVILSQLIRGFANGLGRKLEADSNDLALALISASRQAQQAVMKPVEGTMLTVARTMAQEARKAAKTGSVFEFLKATCRTAEEALAKTPEQLPVLKQAGVVDAGGAGLVVIWQGALSAWDREDDLDLRSLENMAPRSEPTTAAPGVPAVKEEEISGGKYCTELLLFGQGMDEKRVRKVLSEYGDSVLVVGDGKALKIHIHTDYPGKVLNYCGLLGDMRSIKIDNMLEQNQQFVHQGNGVLPQKRTGVVAVAVGEGFEELFRSLGVDVIVTGGQTMNPSTEDLVEAVNRVEAESVIILPNNKNIIATAKQVVDLVDKTVKVVPSRTVPQGIISMVNFDPAEDVNQNLQNLEAVIPGIKNGEVTYAIRSLEVDGFSVKENDIIGLWNGKLSAVSSDVNETLLKLVEQMVEEDDEILSLYYGSDVTQEQAEEACARIEELYPDLEVELYYGGQPLYYYLLAIE
- a CDS encoding DegV family protein, with the protein product MAIRIFTDSSADLPRELMEKYQIVAVPLKIRFGDEEYRDGVDLTVPQFYEKLLSSPVMPSTSQPSPGDFVEAYTAHSEPGDTIISIQLSSELSGTYQSANLAASMVEDREVVVVDGRQASSGTGMLVLAAAEAAAQGKGKDEIVEMVQRITNNMTVYFIVGTLEYLHKNGRIGKAASLVGSMLKIKPILRIAEGIVQPHAKARGTKRAVNQMIQEVAGEMAQFQKEPVVFVVYTNDEKGAKDLAAQLVEETRCPEPTISQVGPVIGSHTGPDTFGILVYDSALLD
- the rsmD gene encoding 16S rRNA (guanine(966)-N(2))-methyltransferase RsmD → MRIIGGSLKGRTVKSPKGTGTRPTTDRVREAIFNIIAPYIPDCVFLDLFAGSGAIGIEALSRGARQVVFVEKSRRAALGIKGSLAELGLVAQAEVITGDVWTWIPKLAGFDLVFADPPFDQGHVPRLLEAVRTSGVLKPGGLLVIEHSQRESPGGDLPGLALFRQRKYGSTKVSVFGKEEKES
- the coaD gene encoding pantetheine-phosphate adenylyltransferase, encoding MMRVAICPGSFDPVTYGHLDVIRRATKIFDQVYVTILNNPAKRTLFTVEERLEFLRRATADLGNITCEYFDGLLVDYARQKNAVAMVRGLRAVSDFEAEFKMASMNRNLNPDVETVFMMTSGEYAFLSSSIVREVASYGGDVSNWVPSYVAEALKVKLRERRQEERDRQS
- the ylbJ gene encoding sporulation integral membrane protein YlbJ gives rise to the protein MKSLRRKKLTAYGMALVAIILTIFVIRYPEAAFQASFSGLELWATVVLPALLPFFALTEILMGLGVVHFMGVLLEPLMRPLFAVPGTGGFAMAMGLASGYPIGAKLTGRLRRENLCSQAEAERLVTISNTASPLFVTGAVAVGMLGMPQLGIILLLAHYLSMIMVGFIMRFHGPKDERPPKNLRKENIFARGLRELYRARTADGRSFGQLLGDAVKDAFSSAFFVGGCIVIFSVLLRILSLMGVVDLLGTILTFILRPLGFNESIIPALVSGTFEVTIGSRMASQAAASLIERITAISAIIAWGGLSVHAQVASMLYGTDVRLYPFMIARGIHSILAVITTLFLLGPGLPLVSRLLVVPTVTQDTSFALHPLSRLLTATGQACWFLLIPLGLILLALGLKGFSFVWFRVRMPRD
- a CDS encoding patatin family protein — protein: MGGQRKKLGLALGSGSCRGLAHIGVLQVLVENQVPIDYIAGCSMGALVGVLHASTLDPHLLAKLADSLRMEHLLDMRVPRQGFIRGERILTMLRLLTKQKKLEELELPVWVVATDIQTGELVILKEGSAADAVRASISIPGIFVPHRVGGRLLVDGAVLERLPSQIVRDMGADVVVAVNVSPTFHSVTAQNPTRTLVDIIAQTTEIMGKELFKMKINPADLILLPPVWDIGPAELERAAEAIDAGRQAALQALPAIKELLAT
- a CDS encoding LysM peptidoglycan-binding domain-containing protein, yielding MRKLISVILTIFLLCPGGATGKAAGEYAENVLVQHWLITLGYLDGVPTGTIDERTTQAIESFQQERGLQVSGEINEQTRFLLRTMATPGQSIIHRVKERESMWDISRMYGMTVAALAEINGIKNPSLIRIGQELVIPANIPVDSDQILLATFEELDSLIPHGSTFVLVDAQRELAVNLVRYHGHFHIDAEPLTAEDTETLKDIYDGKWEDYPRPGWLLIDGKRYAVGYSGFPRGSFSIYDNGFAGHLCIHPLGGKSHATGAIDQGFQRAVLRACGYEVP